Proteins found in one Tsukamurella paurometabola DSM 20162 genomic segment:
- a CDS encoding DUF1868 domain-containing protein yields MDGRTPLTAGPGKKWDIEGNAQRFTGNTFVSPIPQNSAFFRAENQAQRLVRESRFRDHFALLPHNSMHMTVFEGVNQSQLGTPDWPAWLAGKEMQAAHVAVLDAVTRANIVAPRPITMRVDGLVQPLSKGFGVKLVSVDAATETALRDFRRRMQDLLQMASKGFDTYTFHSTLGYRLVEQAAEENDASQTLQKQVLDLFTGDAATVTVDPVAMNIFDDMLAFPQLRVL; encoded by the coding sequence GTGGACGGCCGCACTCCGCTGACCGCGGGCCCCGGCAAGAAGTGGGACATCGAGGGGAACGCACAGCGGTTCACCGGTAACACCTTCGTCAGCCCCATCCCGCAGAACTCCGCGTTCTTCCGCGCGGAGAACCAGGCGCAGCGGCTGGTGCGCGAATCCCGGTTCCGTGATCACTTCGCTCTGCTTCCGCACAACAGCATGCACATGACGGTGTTCGAGGGCGTCAACCAGAGCCAGCTCGGCACCCCCGACTGGCCGGCGTGGTTGGCGGGCAAAGAGATGCAGGCCGCACATGTCGCAGTGCTGGACGCGGTGACGCGGGCGAACATCGTCGCGCCGCGGCCGATCACGATGCGTGTCGATGGACTGGTTCAGCCGCTGTCGAAGGGATTCGGCGTGAAACTGGTGAGCGTCGACGCCGCCACCGAGACCGCGCTGCGGGACTTCCGGCGCCGCATGCAGGACCTGCTGCAGATGGCTTCGAAGGGGTTCGACACGTACACCTTCCACTCCACGCTGGGCTACCGGCTGGTGGAGCAGGCGGCCGAGGAGAACGACGCATCGCAGACCTTGCAGAAGCAGGTCCTGGACCTGTTCACCGGCGACGCCGCGACCGTCACCGTCGATCCGGTGGCGATGAACATCTTCGACGATATGCTCGCCTTCCCGCAGCTCCGGGTGCTCTAG
- a CDS encoding TetR/AcrR family transcriptional regulator codes for MDAEQQRTAVLDAAERLFYGKGIQAVGMDEIRAAAGVSLKAIYKLFPSKDLLVAEVLAIRDRRWTDGLHKYVDRADTPEDKVLAVFDWLDEMFAENDFRGCSFINSYGELGATSPTVAQAAQHNKSCYQDEVNALVADAGLPPTVAVQVGLLTEGALATAAILGPDGVADGARQAARVLIGAQRSVGARTAEE; via the coding sequence ATGGATGCTGAACAGCAGCGGACAGCCGTGCTGGACGCCGCGGAGAGGTTGTTCTACGGCAAGGGGATCCAGGCCGTGGGGATGGACGAGATCCGTGCCGCCGCGGGTGTCTCGCTCAAGGCGATCTACAAGCTGTTCCCGTCGAAGGATCTGCTCGTTGCCGAGGTGCTGGCGATTCGGGACCGCCGCTGGACAGACGGCCTGCACAAGTACGTCGACCGCGCAGACACTCCGGAAGATAAGGTGCTCGCAGTCTTCGACTGGCTCGACGAGATGTTCGCCGAGAACGACTTCCGCGGTTGCTCGTTCATCAACAGCTACGGCGAACTCGGTGCTACGTCACCCACCGTCGCGCAGGCGGCACAGCACAACAAGTCCTGCTATCAGGACGAGGTCAACGCCCTGGTCGCCGACGCCGGGCTACCGCCGACCGTCGCCGTGCAGGTCGGCTTGCTCACCGAAGGGGCGCTCGCAACGGCGGCCATTCTCGGCCCGGACGGCGTGGCCGACGGTGCGCGGCAGGCCGCGAGAGTGCTGATCGGTGCTCAGCGCTCGGTGGGGGCTCGCACTGCCGAGGAGTGA
- a CDS encoding DUF3558 domain-containing protein, which yields MTRRHRGLLATTAATGLVILGTAGCATAISGEPTSALWSPRTSPKPLPFTPTIKNRTNDRTNGTTFEPCSAYTDTELRTLGIDPATISDAAQVDSANYRGCHWQSIGYSTATGKGILYSQITGDEKSLDTYKRKYRMLPWQTDRIVNRRSIAVATENDYCLAVFASEAAVVITRAGQPVNPSPGRTVECEKAIAFASLAITKAPE from the coding sequence ATGACGCGCCGACACCGGGGACTGCTCGCCACTACCGCCGCGACCGGCCTCGTAATCCTGGGGACCGCTGGCTGCGCGACCGCGATCTCCGGCGAGCCGACATCCGCGCTGTGGTCACCGCGAACATCCCCCAAGCCTCTGCCGTTCACCCCCACCATCAAGAACCGCACCAACGACCGCACCAACGGCACCACCTTCGAACCCTGCAGCGCCTACACCGATACAGAACTGCGCACCCTAGGCATCGACCCCGCCACCATCAGCGACGCCGCACAAGTGGACTCGGCCAACTACCGCGGCTGCCATTGGCAATCAATCGGCTATAGCACCGCCACCGGCAAGGGCATCCTCTACTCCCAAATCACCGGAGACGAGAAATCGCTCGACACCTACAAACGGAAGTACCGCATGCTGCCCTGGCAAACCGATCGCATAGTTAACAGGCGCTCAATCGCAGTCGCGACCGAGAACGACTACTGTCTCGCCGTCTTCGCCTCTGAAGCTGCGGTCGTTATTACCCGTGCCGGACAACCGGTCAACCCATCCCCCGGCCGCACCGTCGAATGCGAAAAGGCGATCGCCTTCGCCTCCCTCGCCATCACCAAAGCGCCCGAATGA
- a CDS encoding alpha/beta hydrolase, with translation MSVTLEPAARAFSEATANPPYLFDLGPVEGRKTVDDVQSGEGVTFPEVDEEWITVSGGPTGEVRTRIVRPKGATGVLPVIFFIHGAGWVFGNAHTHDRLVRELVVGTGAAAVFPEYDLSPEARYPIAIEQNYTVAQWVVKSGAEKNLDGARIAVAGDSVGGDMSAVLALQAKARGDVKLAAQVLLYPVVDANFDTESYREFAEGYFLRRDAMQWFWDQYTTDEAQRAEIFASPLNATVEQLTDLPPATIITAEADVLRDGGEAYAAKLREAGNEVTAVRIGGVIHDFMMLNALRETRGAQAGIDLAVLALRRALGV, from the coding sequence ATGAGCGTCACCCTCGAGCCCGCCGCCCGCGCCTTCTCCGAGGCCACCGCCAACCCGCCGTACCTGTTCGATCTTGGCCCCGTCGAGGGCCGCAAGACCGTCGATGACGTGCAGTCCGGCGAGGGTGTCACCTTCCCCGAGGTCGATGAGGAGTGGATCACCGTGTCCGGCGGCCCCACCGGCGAGGTCCGCACCCGTATCGTCCGGCCGAAGGGTGCGACCGGCGTGCTGCCGGTGATCTTCTTCATTCACGGCGCGGGCTGGGTGTTCGGCAATGCCCACACCCACGATCGCCTCGTCCGCGAGCTCGTCGTGGGAACCGGCGCGGCAGCGGTCTTCCCCGAGTACGACCTCTCCCCCGAGGCGCGGTACCCGATCGCGATCGAGCAGAACTACACCGTGGCGCAGTGGGTCGTGAAGTCGGGCGCCGAGAAGAACCTCGACGGCGCTCGTATTGCCGTGGCCGGCGATTCGGTGGGTGGCGATATGTCCGCAGTGCTCGCGTTGCAGGCCAAAGCCCGCGGCGATGTGAAGCTGGCGGCGCAGGTCCTGCTGTACCCCGTGGTCGATGCGAACTTCGACACCGAGTCGTATCGGGAGTTCGCCGAGGGGTACTTCCTGCGCCGCGACGCCATGCAGTGGTTCTGGGATCAGTACACGACCGACGAGGCGCAGCGCGCCGAGATCTTCGCATCGCCTCTGAACGCGACGGTCGAGCAGCTCACCGACCTGCCGCCGGCCACCATCATCACTGCCGAGGCCGATGTACTGCGCGACGGCGGTGAGGCCTACGCCGCCAAACTCCGCGAGGCCGGCAACGAGGTGACCGCCGTGCGGATCGGCGGCGTGATCCACGACTTCATGATGCTCAACGCCCTGCGGGAGACCCGCGGGGCGCAGGCGGGGATCGATCTGGCGGTGCTCGCCCTGCGCCGCGCGCTCGGCGTCTAG
- a CDS encoding pyridoxal phosphate-dependent aminotransferase: protein MDRMQESRRSDVEMFHVMDVLAAAARRRETHGDVISLAAGQPSAGAPKPVLAAAHAALDAGPLGYTESLGIAPLRETIAAHYARTYGLDVSPEAVAVTTGSSGAFTLVFLAAFDRGDTVVMARPGYPAYRDTLKALGCTVIELDCGAETRYQPTVAMLEALETPPKGLIVASPANPTGTILAPSELADLARWCEAHGTLLISDEIYHGVSYGRTTACAWEFSREQVVMGSVSKYFAMTGWRLGWMLLPEYLRRPVERLTANMTICPPAISQHAAIAAFSDEARAELDGHVAGYARNREIVLAGLAELGVTELAPPDGAFYAYADIGHLTDDSLAWCAAVLDETGVAITPGLDFDTARGDRTIRLSFAGATSEIEEALHRLAPVFRR from the coding sequence ATGGACCGCATGCAGGAGTCACGCCGGTCCGATGTCGAGATGTTCCACGTCATGGACGTGCTGGCCGCAGCGGCGCGGCGTCGCGAGACCCACGGCGACGTGATCTCGCTGGCGGCGGGACAGCCCAGCGCCGGTGCACCGAAGCCGGTGCTCGCGGCCGCGCATGCCGCGCTGGATGCTGGACCGCTCGGGTACACCGAATCGTTGGGCATCGCACCGCTGCGCGAGACCATCGCCGCGCACTACGCTCGCACCTACGGCCTGGACGTGTCGCCCGAGGCGGTCGCGGTGACCACCGGATCGTCGGGTGCGTTCACGCTGGTGTTCCTCGCCGCGTTCGATCGGGGCGACACCGTCGTCATGGCCCGGCCCGGGTATCCCGCCTACCGGGACACGCTGAAGGCCCTGGGCTGCACCGTGATCGAGCTCGACTGCGGTGCGGAAACCCGGTACCAGCCCACCGTGGCGATGTTGGAGGCACTCGAAACACCGCCGAAGGGGCTCATCGTGGCGAGCCCGGCGAACCCCACCGGAACGATTCTGGCACCGTCGGAACTGGCCGATCTGGCGCGCTGGTGCGAGGCGCACGGCACGCTGCTCATCTCCGACGAGATTTACCACGGCGTGAGCTACGGTCGGACCACCGCGTGCGCCTGGGAGTTCTCCCGTGAGCAGGTGGTGATGGGTTCGGTGTCGAAGTATTTCGCGATGACCGGATGGCGCCTCGGTTGGATGCTGCTGCCCGAGTACCTGCGCCGGCCCGTCGAGCGGCTCACCGCGAACATGACCATCTGCCCGCCGGCGATCAGCCAGCATGCGGCGATCGCTGCGTTCTCCGATGAGGCCCGCGCCGAACTGGACGGTCATGTGGCGGGGTACGCACGGAACCGGGAGATCGTGCTGGCCGGGCTGGCGGAGCTCGGCGTCACCGAGCTGGCGCCGCCCGATGGTGCCTTCTACGCGTACGCCGATATCGGGCACCTGACCGACGATTCGCTCGCCTGGTGCGCCGCGGTGCTCGACGAGACCGGGGTGGCGATCACCCCGGGCCTGGATTTCGACACGGCCCGGGGTGATCGCACCATCCGGCTCAGCTTCGCCGGGGCGACCTCCGAGATCGAGGAGGCGCTGCACCGGCTGGCGCCGGTGTTTCGGCGCTGA
- the map gene encoding type I methionyl aminopeptidase produces the protein MMELKTPGEIEKMRTTGAFIAQLLEELTTMAEPGMNLMELEYRARKMIDDRGAQSCYWDYAPSFGRGPFRNVTCLSVNDACLHGLPHEYVFEDGDLLTVDIAVSIDGWVADAARSVSVGTPRPEDTRLIQATRDALDAAIDHMRPGTRLGTVSASIGEVAKKYGYPVNTQFGGHGLGRTMHEDPHVPNTGKARKGLLLQTGTTLALEPWFCATTDKITFDPDGWTLRSADGSRAAHSEHTVAITEDGPRILTAPA, from the coding sequence ATGATGGAGCTCAAAACCCCCGGCGAGATCGAGAAGATGCGCACCACCGGCGCGTTCATCGCGCAACTGCTGGAGGAGCTCACCACCATGGCCGAGCCCGGTATGAACCTCATGGAGTTGGAGTACCGGGCGCGGAAGATGATCGACGATCGCGGTGCCCAGTCCTGCTACTGGGACTACGCACCCTCGTTCGGCCGTGGTCCGTTCCGCAATGTCACGTGCCTCTCGGTGAACGACGCTTGCCTGCACGGACTTCCGCACGAATACGTCTTCGAAGACGGAGACCTGCTCACCGTCGACATCGCCGTCTCGATCGACGGCTGGGTGGCCGATGCCGCGCGCAGCGTGAGTGTGGGCACCCCGCGGCCCGAGGACACCCGGCTCATCCAGGCCACACGGGACGCGCTCGATGCGGCGATCGACCACATGCGCCCGGGCACCAGACTGGGCACCGTCTCCGCCTCGATCGGCGAGGTCGCGAAGAAGTACGGCTACCCGGTGAACACCCAGTTCGGCGGACACGGCCTGGGCCGAACGATGCACGAGGACCCGCACGTACCGAACACCGGCAAAGCGCGCAAGGGCCTGCTCCTCCAGACGGGCACCACGCTCGCACTGGAGCCGTGGTTCTGCGCCACCACCGACAAGATCACGTTCGACCCGGACGGCTGGACATTGCGTTCCGCCGACGGCTCACGTGCGGCGCACAGCGAGCACACCGTCGCGATCACGGAAGACGGTCCGCGCATCCTCACCGCACCCGCCTGA
- a CDS encoding acyltransferase, which translates to MTSMWNAPYRTRWRHARSADAQARFLTLASLRWVLKNKAYTPWYLVRYLRLAKFRIANPHIILKGMVFLGKNVEIHATPGLGRMEIGRWVHIGDSNKIRCHEGSLRIGDKSVFGRDNVVNCYLDIEFGPASLVADWCYICDFDHKMDDIHIPIKDQGIVKGPVRIGGDTWVGTKVTVTRNTLIGHGSVLGAHAVVRGEIPPYSIAVGSPAKVIKNRKEMWDANVAERAELERALADIERKKAEARGLPQETDQSS; encoded by the coding sequence ATGACGAGCATGTGGAACGCCCCGTATCGGACGCGGTGGCGGCACGCGCGATCGGCCGATGCGCAGGCGCGATTCCTGACCCTCGCCTCGTTGCGCTGGGTCCTGAAGAACAAGGCCTATACCCCCTGGTACCTGGTGCGGTACCTGCGACTCGCGAAGTTCCGGATCGCCAACCCGCACATCATCCTCAAGGGCATGGTGTTCCTCGGAAAGAACGTCGAGATCCATGCGACCCCGGGACTCGGCCGGATGGAGATCGGTCGCTGGGTCCACATCGGAGACTCGAACAAGATCCGGTGCCATGAGGGTTCGCTGCGGATCGGCGACAAGTCCGTCTTCGGCCGCGACAACGTGGTCAACTGCTATCTCGACATCGAATTCGGGCCCGCCTCGCTGGTCGCCGACTGGTGCTACATCTGCGATTTCGACCACAAGATGGACGACATCCACATCCCCATCAAGGATCAGGGCATCGTCAAGGGCCCTGTCCGGATCGGCGGCGACACCTGGGTCGGCACCAAGGTCACCGTCACCCGTAACACGCTGATCGGGCACGGCAGTGTGCTCGGAGCGCACGCCGTGGTGCGCGGCGAGATCCCGCCCTACTCGATCGCCGTCGGTTCGCCCGCGAAGGTGATCAAGAACCGCAAGGAGATGTGGGACGCGAACGTTGCCGAGCGTGCCGAACTGGAGCGCGCTTTGGCCGATATCGAGCGGAAGAAGGCCGAGGCCCGCGGCCTGCCGCAGGAGACCGATCAGAGCTCGTAG
- a CDS encoding GNAT family N-acetyltransferase: MLIRRELPGDIAAIAAVHRSAFAALAPPDHETPVEVGLVAALRDSSAWIPELSLVAEAAGTVVGHVCLTRGTVDDRPVLALGPLGVRTDAQSGGTGSALMHAPLSAADALGEPLVVLLGHAGYYPRFGFVAAADLGIRPDVADWAGDSFLARPLTSYTADLTGEFRYPRPFYEL; this comes from the coding sequence GTGCTGATCCGGCGCGAGCTACCCGGCGACATAGCGGCGATCGCCGCGGTGCATCGCAGCGCATTCGCAGCGTTGGCGCCACCCGATCATGAGACACCGGTCGAGGTGGGGCTCGTCGCGGCGTTGCGGGATTCGAGTGCGTGGATACCCGAGCTGTCGCTGGTCGCCGAGGCCGCAGGCACCGTCGTCGGGCATGTATGTCTTACCCGCGGCACCGTCGACGACCGTCCGGTTCTCGCGCTCGGCCCGCTGGGGGTGCGCACCGACGCGCAGTCCGGCGGAACAGGTTCGGCGCTGATGCATGCTCCCCTCAGTGCCGCCGATGCGCTCGGCGAGCCGCTCGTGGTGCTGCTCGGCCACGCGGGGTACTACCCGCGGTTCGGGTTCGTCGCGGCAGCCGACCTGGGCATCCGGCCGGATGTCGCCGACTGGGCCGGCGATTCCTTCCTAGCCCGCCCGCTCACCTCCTACACCGCGGACCTCACCGGTGAGTTCCGCTACCCACGGCCGTTCTACGAGCTCTGA
- a CDS encoding class I SAM-dependent methyltransferase: protein MTDQQPAPNPHATADEVQAAFSDTKLAQVLYHDWEAETYDEKWHISFDERCIDYARDRFEAATGGENEKPYGRALELGCGTGFFLLNLLSAGVAETGSVTDLSPGMVKVALRNGEALGHQVDGRVADAETIPYEDDTFDLVVGHAVLHHIPDVEQSLREVLRVLKPGGRFVFAGEPTTIGDFYARWLGRLTWAATTNLTKLPFLADWRRPQAELDESSRAAALEAVVDIHTFDPDEMEAMAARAGAVNVEATTDEFTAAFLGWPVRTFEAAVPPEKLGFGWAGFAFGGWKKLSALDENVLRRVVPRKFFYNLAITGTKPE, encoded by the coding sequence ATGACCGACCAGCAGCCGGCCCCGAACCCGCACGCCACGGCGGACGAGGTTCAAGCCGCATTCTCTGATACGAAGCTCGCCCAGGTGCTCTACCACGACTGGGAGGCGGAGACCTACGACGAGAAGTGGCACATCAGCTTCGACGAGCGGTGCATCGACTACGCCCGCGACCGGTTCGAGGCAGCCACCGGCGGCGAGAACGAGAAGCCCTACGGTCGCGCCCTGGAGCTGGGCTGCGGCACCGGCTTCTTCCTGCTGAACCTCCTGTCGGCCGGTGTCGCCGAGACCGGTTCGGTGACCGACCTCTCGCCCGGCATGGTGAAGGTGGCGCTCCGCAACGGCGAGGCCCTCGGCCACCAGGTGGACGGCCGCGTCGCCGATGCGGAGACCATCCCGTACGAGGACGATACGTTCGACCTGGTGGTGGGTCATGCCGTGCTGCACCACATTCCGGATGTGGAGCAGTCGCTGCGCGAGGTGCTTCGGGTACTCAAACCCGGTGGCCGGTTCGTGTTCGCGGGAGAGCCGACCACCATCGGCGATTTCTACGCGCGGTGGCTGGGGCGGCTCACCTGGGCGGCCACCACCAATCTCACCAAACTGCCCTTCCTGGCCGACTGGCGTCGTCCGCAGGCGGAGCTCGACGAATCCTCGCGCGCCGCGGCGCTCGAAGCGGTGGTCGACATCCACACCTTCGATCCGGACGAGATGGAGGCCATGGCCGCCCGCGCCGGCGCGGTGAACGTGGAGGCCACCACCGACGAGTTCACCGCAGCTTTCCTGGGCTGGCCGGTGCGCACCTTCGAGGCGGCCGTACCGCCCGAGAAGTTGGGCTTCGGGTGGGCCGGGTTCGCATTCGGCGGTTGGAAGAAGCTGTCGGCGCTCGACGAGAACGTGCTGCGCCGTGTGGTGCCGCGCAAGTTCTTCTACAACCTGGCGATCACCGGTACCAAGCCCGAGTAG
- a CDS encoding DUF3558 domain-containing protein, whose translation MTRRLNAPFALTVATIVAIAGTVGCATAISGEPTSALSSPRTSPKPLPFTPTIKNRTNDRTDGTTFEPCAAYTDTELRALDIDPATISDAAQVDAANYRGCRWDSIGYTKGRGIEYSQIVGNEASLDSYKQKYKDLPWQPDRTVEGRPLAVATESEYCFGVFMSEFAVVVTIAAQPVDPSPGRTVECEKAIAFASLAITKAPA comes from the coding sequence TGACGCGTCGCCTCAATGCCCCGTTCGCTCTCACGGTCGCAACAATCGTCGCTATCGCTGGAACCGTCGGCTGCGCGACCGCGATCTCCGGGGAACCGACGTCCGCACTGTCATCCCCCCGCACCTCCCCCAAACCGCTGCCGTTCACTCCCACCATCAAGAACCGCACAAACGACCGCACCGACGGCACCACCTTTGAACCCTGCGCCGCCTACACCGATACAGAACTGCGCGCTCTAGACATCGACCCCGCCACCATCAGCGACGCCGCCCAGGTCGACGCAGCGAACTACCGCGGCTGCCGCTGGGATTCCATCGGCTACACCAAGGGGCGCGGCATCGAATACTCCCAAATCGTCGGCAATGAAGCGTCTCTCGACAGCTACAAGCAGAAGTACAAGGACCTTCCGTGGCAACCCGACCGCACCGTCGAGGGGCGCCCGCTGGCCGTGGCTACCGAGAGCGAATACTGCTTCGGCGTGTTCATGTCGGAATTCGCTGTGGTCGTCACGATTGCCGCACAACCGGTCGACCCATCGCCCGGGCGCACGGTCGAGTGCGAGAAGGCGATCGCCTTCGCCTCCCTCGCCATCACCAAAGCCCCCGCGTGA
- a CDS encoding PQQ-binding-like beta-propeller repeat protein — MRLGRRALMLGATVAATAVLASCAPDNTWVFADDSAAWPGMYGDSRNNSYTDRAAAETLVPAWNRPLHGPNLAQPAISNRGVISVTARPDTGCTTFSLELTVGRKTYCRRDAPGADLQAPVVDQFEYTYLGVPGWLYTFNPDSQVRWRYPTAGTPLWIKLAGDNTVLAITHLGQMVLVNSHDGDAAGAAIGLVPKVSANDNGAGIEDCATNGPGCLVTGPPAVDTASERAFVVVAPPGAPSKVMAVDYGKKDGSSRHDLRYAWERKDIADGVIGSPALSADRKTLYVNLRSKKLAALDAATGATKWTHDLGYQTSVPPSVSPDGTIIPAAPGLQRGSFVALQDQGDSVREVFKRTDVAMVSPATQIRGGIGYAVTRSWAGVQTQLIEFRTDTGTTLRTFDLPDGIKSTSGVSIGPDGELVTVGNEGDVYAFTSGRRTGDSVAKN; from the coding sequence ATGCGGTTGGGTAGGCGCGCGCTCATGCTGGGCGCGACGGTGGCTGCCACCGCGGTCCTGGCGTCCTGCGCACCCGACAACACCTGGGTCTTCGCCGACGATTCGGCGGCCTGGCCTGGGATGTACGGCGACTCCCGCAACAACTCCTACACCGACCGTGCGGCCGCCGAGACCCTGGTTCCCGCCTGGAACCGACCCCTGCACGGCCCGAACCTCGCGCAGCCCGCGATCTCCAATCGTGGAGTGATCTCGGTGACCGCGCGGCCCGACACCGGGTGCACCACCTTCAGCCTGGAGCTGACCGTGGGCCGCAAGACCTACTGTCGCCGCGACGCACCCGGCGCCGACCTCCAGGCTCCCGTGGTCGACCAGTTCGAATACACCTATCTCGGCGTCCCGGGCTGGCTGTACACCTTCAATCCCGACAGTCAGGTGCGCTGGCGCTACCCCACGGCGGGCACACCTCTGTGGATCAAGTTGGCCGGCGACAACACCGTTCTCGCCATCACCCACCTGGGACAGATGGTGCTGGTGAATTCGCACGACGGTGACGCTGCGGGCGCCGCGATCGGCCTGGTGCCGAAGGTCTCCGCGAACGACAACGGCGCCGGAATCGAGGACTGCGCGACGAACGGCCCCGGTTGCCTGGTCACCGGGCCGCCCGCCGTGGACACCGCCTCGGAACGCGCCTTCGTGGTGGTGGCGCCCCCGGGCGCACCGTCGAAGGTGATGGCGGTCGACTACGGCAAGAAGGACGGCAGCTCGCGGCACGACCTGCGGTACGCCTGGGAGCGCAAGGACATCGCCGACGGCGTCATCGGCTCACCCGCGCTGTCCGCCGACCGCAAGACGCTGTACGTGAACCTGCGCTCGAAGAAGCTGGCGGCGCTCGACGCGGCGACCGGCGCCACGAAGTGGACCCACGACCTGGGCTACCAGACCTCGGTCCCCCCGTCGGTGTCCCCCGACGGCACGATCATTCCCGCGGCCCCTGGGCTGCAGCGCGGCTCCTTCGTCGCCCTCCAGGATCAGGGCGACAGTGTGCGTGAAGTGTTCAAACGCACCGACGTGGCGATGGTCTCGCCGGCCACCCAGATCCGCGGCGGTATCGGTTACGCCGTGACCCGGTCGTGGGCGGGGGTGCAGACACAGCTCATCGAGTTCCGCACCGACACCGGCACCACGCTGCGCACCTTCGACCTGCCCGACGGCATCAAATCCACGTCGGGCGTCTCGATCGGACCCGACGGCGAGCTCGTCACAGTCGGCAACGAGGGCGACGTGTACGCCTTCACCTCGGGTCGACGCACCGGCGACAGCGTCGCCAAGAACTGA
- a CDS encoding THUMP-like domain-containing protein produces the protein MDRAGLDFLRTPEGGAALAAADRLVLSDASLIGDVATVRAIAGEHAPAVIEQVRARRRAAAKLRDVDGWLLTDEAVQQATPSAVAEHRARRLAWLSVHDVTCSIGAELQALVQVCPRVVGSDLDPLRARMAAHNVPRALVFMADALAPTSTADVVIADPARRAGGRRIVDPEQMSPALSELRATYAGRSLAVKTAPGIDYEGLRRKGFDGEVEIVSLDGGVREACLWSGPVAVPGLTRASVLRDGGGFEVFSNDPHDVDPGEPGRFLIEPDGAVIRAGLVRHYAAKHDLWQIDPHIAYLTGDVVPDGERGFEILDSLKFTEKSLRAELRARDVGAVEILTRGAGVDPDVLRRKLKLQGTRPITVVITRIGREVVAFLTRPTR, from the coding sequence GTGGATAGGGCGGGCCTCGACTTCCTGCGCACGCCGGAGGGTGGCGCAGCGCTCGCGGCCGCCGATCGCCTGGTTCTCTCGGATGCGTCGCTGATCGGTGATGTGGCGACGGTTCGCGCGATCGCGGGCGAGCACGCTCCCGCCGTGATCGAACAGGTCCGGGCCCGGCGCCGGGCCGCAGCCAAGTTGCGCGATGTCGATGGTTGGCTGCTCACCGACGAGGCGGTACAGCAGGCAACGCCCTCGGCGGTCGCCGAGCACCGTGCGCGGCGCCTGGCGTGGTTGTCGGTGCATGACGTGACCTGCTCCATCGGCGCCGAGCTCCAGGCGCTGGTGCAGGTGTGCCCGCGGGTGGTGGGCAGTGATCTGGATCCGCTGCGCGCCCGGATGGCGGCGCACAACGTGCCGCGCGCGCTGGTCTTCATGGCCGATGCGCTCGCACCCACGTCGACCGCCGATGTGGTGATCGCCGATCCCGCGCGGCGCGCGGGCGGGCGCCGGATCGTGGATCCGGAGCAGATGTCGCCCGCGTTGTCGGAGTTGCGGGCCACCTATGCGGGAAGGTCGTTGGCGGTCAAGACCGCGCCGGGGATCGACTACGAGGGGCTGCGCCGCAAGGGATTCGACGGGGAGGTCGAGATCGTCTCCCTCGACGGCGGGGTCCGCGAGGCGTGCCTGTGGTCGGGCCCGGTCGCGGTCCCCGGCCTGACGCGCGCGTCGGTGCTGCGCGACGGCGGCGGATTCGAGGTGTTCTCCAACGATCCGCACGATGTGGATCCGGGGGAGCCGGGGCGGTTCCTCATCGAACCCGACGGTGCCGTGATCCGCGCGGGACTGGTGCGGCACTACGCGGCGAAGCACGATCTGTGGCAGATCGATCCGCACATCGCCTACCTCACCGGCGATGTGGTGCCCGACGGTGAGCGGGGATTCGAGATCCTCGACTCGCTGAAATTCACCGAGAAGTCGCTCCGTGCCGAGCTCCGTGCCCGTGATGTGGGTGCCGTCGAGATCCTCACCCGCGGCGCTGGAGTCGACCCCGACGTGCTGCGGAGGAAGCTCAAACTCCAGGGCACTCGGCCGATCACGGTGGTGATCACCCGGATCGGCCGCGAAGTGGTGGCCTTCCTGACCCGTCCGACGCGCTAG
- a CDS encoding helix-turn-helix domain-containing protein: MVRQPLTPEQIAAGRRLGARLREARGVRRLDEVARAAGISPETLRKIETGRMATPAFGTVVALAAVLGQPLDGLAAEYLDAERFSPTG, from the coding sequence ATGGTCCGCCAGCCCCTCACCCCCGAACAGATAGCCGCGGGTCGGCGCCTGGGGGCGCGGCTGCGCGAGGCGCGGGGCGTTCGCAGGCTCGACGAGGTGGCCCGCGCCGCGGGCATCTCCCCGGAGACGCTGCGCAAGATCGAGACCGGGCGGATGGCCACGCCCGCGTTCGGCACCGTCGTCGCGCTGGCCGCGGTGCTCGGCCAGCCCCTGGACGGCCTGGCGGCCGAGTACCTGGACGCGGAGCGGTTCAGCCCCACCGGATAG